A portion of the Lampris incognitus isolate fLamInc1 chromosome 9, fLamInc1.hap2, whole genome shotgun sequence genome contains these proteins:
- the LOC130117984 gene encoding GA-binding protein subunit beta-2-like: MSLVYLGKRLLEAARAGQDDDVRTLMANGAPFTTDWLGTSPLHLAAQYGHHSTAEVLLRAGVSRDARTKVDKTPLHMAATEGHSSIVELLVRSGADINAKDMLKMTALHWAAQHGHKEVAVLLLKYGADVHSLSKFDKTPFDIAMDTSNTELMILLQDGMQNQVMMNPEQQYILPAGGVVNLSELVTTTPTTHTSTTSGKSEEAVAVESVDSAIQHVVGDGGQRVITIVTDQHGNLQPAGLGQQFFVTMQGQQMVAVPATAIAEEIVEEQPRQATPTHKRKPDPPANHSSPKEKKAKDSREQLQRQLQEAKRRAQEYREQLLRKEQEAEQYRLRLEQAMASSNSSATNISTITVITNTTGIAKLKEELEEVVIEEQLEIKAGVKVGEIKAEQQDVEEAVTEEAVRKKRGEAAEEEEAVVRLPEDPILVNEGELDAAEGNQLAFEDTEEMEAHLRKTTSHPRRGRGRGRGRGRHRC; encoded by the exons ATGTCGCTCGTGTATCTCGGGAAGCGTTTGTTGGAGGCGGCCCGGGCTGGCCAGGACGATGACGTCAGAACTTTGATGGCCAATGGGGCTCCGTTCACCACGGACTGG CTGGGCACGTCCCCGCTGCACCTGGCCGCTCAGTACGGCCATCACTCCACCGCTGAGGTGCTGCTGCGTGCGGGGGTTAGCAGGGACGCCCGCACCAAGGTGGACAAGACCCCTCTGCACATGGCCGCCACGGAGGGACACTCGAGCATAGTGGAGCTGTTAGTCAGA AGCGGAGCGGACATAAATGCCAAAGATATGCTGAAGATGACGGCGCTCCACTGGGCGGCGCAGCACGGCCACAAGGAGGTGGCCGTGCTCCTGCTCAAGTACGGCGCCGACGTGCACTCCCTCAGCAAGTTTGACAAGACGCCCTTCGACATCGCCATGGATACCAGCAACACCGAGCTGATGATACTGCTACAG GATGGCATGCAGAACCAGGTGATGATGAACCCGGAGCAGCAGTACATCCTCCCTGCAGGTGGGGTGGTTAACCTCTCAGAACTGGTCACCACCACGCCCACCACCCACACCAGCACCACATCAG GCAAATCAGAAGAGGCCGTAGCTGTCGAGTCTGTGGATTCAGCCATTCAGCATGTGGTGGGTGATGGGGGTCAGAGGGTCATCACCATAGTGACGGACCAACACGGCAACCTCCAGCCAGCGGGTCTTGGCCAGCAGTTCTTTGTGACCATGCAGGGACAGCAAA TGGTGGCTGTGCCGGCCACTGCCATAGCTGAGGAGATTGTGGAGGAGCAGCCTCGACAAGCCACCCCCACTCACAAGAGGAAGCCAGACCCTCCAGCCAATCATAGTAGCCCCAAAGAGAAG AAGGCTAAGGACAGCCGTGAGCAGCTCCAGCGCCAGCTGCAGGAGGCCAAGAGGAGGGCACAGGAGTACCGCGAGCAGCTCCTTAGGAAGGAGCAGGAGGCAGAGCAGTATCGCCTCAGACTGGAGCAggccatggccagcagcaacagCTCAGCCACCAACATCAGCACTATCACTGTTATCACCAACACCACCGGCATCGCCAAGCTGAAAGAAGAGCTTGAGGAGGTGGTCATAGAGGAGCAGCTGGAGATCAAGGCAGGAGTCAAGGTGGGTGAGATAAAAGCAGAGCAGCAGGATGTAGAGGAGGCTGTAACTGAGGAAGCGGtgaggaagaaaagaggagaagcagcggaggaggaggaggccgttgtTAGGCTTCCAGAGGACCCGATACTGGTGAATGAGGGTGAGCTGGATGCTGCTGAAGGCAATCAACTGGCATTTGAGGACACAGAGGAAATGGAGGCGCATCTGAGAAAGACCACCAGCCACCCCAGGCGAGGCCGGGGGAGAGGCCGGGGCAGAGGGAGACACAGATGCTAG